The following are from one region of the Numenius arquata chromosome 23, bNumArq3.hap1.1, whole genome shotgun sequence genome:
- the LOC141474915 gene encoding gastrin/cholecystokinin-like peptide: MKVKVCIGLILAIMVTACLCRPAAEAPGAVGDPRRLPAGPGWRDWPESLSQEQKHLISRFLPHVFTELRDPKGYLHGDEGMEALHNHYYPDWMDFGRRSAEDSVDAA; the protein is encoded by the exons ATGAAGGTGAAGGTGTGCATCGGCCTCATCCTCGCCATCATGGTGACCGCCTGCCTGTGCCGGCCCGCGGCAGAGGCACCGGGTGCTGTGGGggacccccgccggctccctGCTGGACCAGGCTGGCGGGACTGGCCCGAGTCCCTGTCCCAGGAGCAGAAGCACCTCATCTCCCGGTTCCTGCCCCACGTCTTCACAG AGCTGAGAGACCCCAAGGGCTATCTGCATGGGGACGAGGGGATGGAGGCCCTGCACAACCATTACTACCCCGACTGGATGGACTTCGGCCGCCGCAGCGCTGAGGACTCAGTTGATGCCGCGTAG
- the HAP1 gene encoding huntingtin-associated protein 1 produces the protein MEIWSSPAGYDELNGNAEPGGGADPIARELEEVLCAERVVRITKTYHDIDAVTNLLDEKERDLELAARIGQSLLKQNRSLTERNELLEEQLELAKEEIAQLRHEVSMRDDLLHFYTTTTEESEPTSATSTPLRRHESSLSLQQYFQYDTLQQKLKSLEEENQKLRMEATNIATETSQYEDQEQQLMIDCVEQFSEASQQVVYLSEELARKAEDTARQQEEISQLLAQVVDLQQKCRTYGSEVEELQQHLAVAKEVQQQLRTELRDLQEKYTECGGMLQEAQEEVKSLRSRSLPNSTVSRYGAPSLLPVDSLAAEIKGSMRKGTDSSSSDYRSYLRVFETVKAVNQAAKAKSCSESPHNVPASKQLSAAPSGGASTPQPDCSSSEDAQGEGAGGEPRAAPGQQDLEAAVQRLSVRQQSHVSQERSFFEAEREHKLGRLRDGESSSGFLTPNESVVSTGTNYSGGSELTAGSGFSLNSLTYLPDKLQIVKPLEGSVTLHHWQQLARPNLGGILVPRPGVLTKDFRQLDTDLEEVYSLNDLEEDDVDASSFQLLPTSTPTKTKERPGVFLSANNLPQTPSTFTITTCHILHPTSEITTVTPSLYNAVVPSCGPFEGLSLGSPSPEPSSPMLAPGLGPPSTPVGLVRLLLLRGISASVPGTRSWWDPQLLSRDPQHADTHSSPAGGGQDRPPPRSSIFSLNLVEKLQRLGLDKVVARGEMSYARGERRGARGALT, from the exons ATGGAGATCTGGAGCAGCCCCGCCGGCTACGACGAGCTGAACGGGAACGCggagccgggcggcggcgccgACCCCATCGCCCGGGAGCTGGAGGAAG TGCTGTGCGCTGAGCGGGTGGTCAGGATCACGAAGACCTACCACGACATTGATGCTGTCACCAATCTGCTGGATGAG AAGGAGCGGGACCTGGAGCTGGCGGCACGCATCGGGCAGTCCCTGCTGAAGCAGAACCGGAGCCTGACTGAGCGCAATGAGCttctggaggagcagctggagttGGCCAAAGAGGAG atcGCACAGCTGCGCCATGAGGTCTCCATGCGGGACGACCTGCTCCACTTCTACACCACCACCACGGAGGAGAGCGAGCCCACCTCTGCCACCTCCACGCC GCTGCGCCGGCACGAGTCCTCGCTGTCCCTGCAGCAGTACTTCCAGTACGACACCTTGCAGCAGAAGCTCAagagcctggaggaggagaaccaGAAGCTCCGCATGGAG GCCACCAACATCGCAACCGAGACCTCTCAGTACGAGGATCAGGAGCAGCAGCTGATGATTGACTGTGTGGAGCAGTTCT ccgaAGCGAGCCAGCAGGTAGTTTACCTCTCAGAGGAGCTGGCCCGCAAGGCGGAGGACACGGCACGGCAGCAGGAGGAGATCAGCCAGCTCCTGGCGCAGGTTGTGGACCTGCAGCAGAAGTGCCGCACA TACGGCTCGGAGGTGGAggagctccagcagcacctggCTGTGGCAAaggaggtgcagcagcagctccggACGGAG CTGCGGGACCTGCAGGAGAAGTACACCGAGTGCGGCGGGATGCTGCAGGAAGCCCAGGAGGAGGTGAAGAGCCTGCGCAGCCGCAGCCTGCCCAACAGCACCGTCAGCCGCTACGGTGCCCCCAGCCTCCTGCCCGTG GACTCGCTGGCGGCTGAGATCAAGGGGTCGATGAGGAAGGGCACAGACAGCTCCTCCTCGGACTACAG GAGCTACCTGCGCGTCTTTGAGACAGTGAAAGCGGTGAACCAGGCGGCAAAAGCCAAGTCTTGCTCTGAGTCTCCCCACAATGTGCCGGCCTCCAAGCAGTTGTCAGCCGCCCCCTCTGGGGGGGCCAGCACCCCCCAACCCGACTGCTCCAGCTCCGAGGATGCCCA GGGCGAGGGGGCCGGAGGGGAGccccgggcggccccggggcagCAGGACCTGGAGGCAGCGGTGCAGCGGCTGTCGGTGCGGCAGCAGAGCCACGTCTCCCAGGAGCGCTCCTTCTTCGAGGCGGAGCGGGAGCACAAGCTGGGGCGGCTGCGGGACGGGGAGAGCTCCAGCGGCTTCCTCACCCCCAACGAGAGTGTCGTCTCCACCGGCACCAACTACTCCGGGGGCTCGGAGCTCACCGCCGGCTCTGGCTTCTCCCTCAACTCCCTCACCTACCTGCCTGACAAGCTGCAGATTGTGAAGCCCCTGGAAG gctcTGTGACACTCCACCACTGGCAGCAGCTGGCACGGCCCAACCTAGGCGGGATCCTAGTGCCCCGTCCGGGGGTGCTCACCAAAGACTTCAGGCAGCTGGACACGGACCTGGAGGAGGTCTACAGCCTCAACGACCTAGAGGAGGACGACGTGGAtgccagctccttccagctgctccCAACCTCAACACCCACCAAAACCAAGGAGCGCCCCGGGG TGTTCCTCTCTGCTAACAACCTCCCCCAGACCCCGTCTACCTTCACCATCACCACCTGCCACATCCTCCACCCCACCTCTGAGATCACTACGGTGACACCCAG TCTGTATAACGCCGTCGTGCCTTCTTGTGGGCCCTTTGAGGGGCTGAGCCTCGGCAGcccctccccagagccatcaTCCCCCATGCTGGCGCCTGGCCTCGGACCCCCGAGCACCCCCGTGGGACTCGTCAGGCTTTTGCTGCTGCGGGGCATCTCTGCCTCGGTGCCAGGGACCAGGTCGTGGTgggacccccagctcctctcccggGACCCCCAGCATGCTGACACCCACTCCTCACCTGCAGGTGGGGGGCAGGACAGACCCCCACCCAGGAGCAGCATCTTCAGCTTGAACCTGGTGGAGAAGCTGCAGCGCCTGGGACTGGACAAGGTGGTGGCCAGAGGGGAGATGTCCTACGCCCGGGGGGAGCGCAGGGGAGCCCGGGGGGCACTGACATGA